From the genome of Gemmatimonadota bacterium:
GGTGGGGATGCGCTCACGCGAATGGGCGTCGCCGGCGGGGGAATGCGAAAGCCCGCGATTCGTCGACAACGGATCGCGGGCCTCGTCGTGCGCGGCGGCGCCCGGCGTGGTGGTCACGCCAGGAGCCGGGAGAGTCATGGTTCGTTAGGCAGAGAAGGAACTACCGCAGCCGCAGCCGCCGGTGGCGTTCGGGTTCTTGAAGGTGAAGCCCGAACCCTGCATCGACGAAACGTAGTCGATGATCACCTGATTGATGTACTGCGCCGAGAAGGGATCCACGAACATCCGGAATCCCTCGTGCTGGACGATGTAGTCGTCTTCCGCCGCCTGGTCCTCGATGAGCAGCCCGTACTTGAAGCCGCTGCATCCCCCAGGCTGGACGCTCACGCGGAGCCCGCCGACATCCGCCGAGACACCCTCGGCATCCATGAAACGCTTGACCTCGACCGCGGCGACCGGGGTCACGGTAACGACGATATCGGGGTGGACGTTGGTGCTCACGATTGCCTCCATTTGCGATAGGTCGCGAATTGCGACTGGAATGGTCGTTAATCTAGCGGCCGCTCCCCGGGCATTCAAGCAAGGTCGCGTTCTCCGCGCACCCTTGGAGCGCCCCCATCACCGCGTCGGCGACCGCGATCCGCACCCCCCCGATCTTCCGGTTTTCGCGCGTGGGGTTCACCCGGTTGGTCAACAGGATCACGAAGACATCGTTGGCCGGGTCGACCCAGAACGAGGTGCCGGTGAAGCCGGTATGCCCGAACGCCGCGGCCGACATCCGTCGCCCCGCCGAGTTGGACCCGTTCGGCTTCTCCCACCCCAGCGCACGGTTGGAGAGCGGGGAGTCGGGCCGAGACGTGAAGCGGGCGATGGTCGCCGAGTCGAGGACCTGCACGCCATCGAGACGCCCGTGATTGAGGTACATCCGGGCCAGGCGGGAGAGATCAGCGGCCGAGGAGAAGAGCCCGGCGTGTGCCGAGATCCCGCCGAGGGCAAAGGCATTTTCGTCGTGCACCTCCCCGCGCAGGTGACGCTGGCGCCACGGGTCCACCTCGGTCGGGGCGATGCGGGCGCGCAGCGACGCGGCCGGGCGCCACGCGGTCTCGCGCATGCCTAACGGGCGAAAGACGTTGCGCGTGACAAACTCGTTGAACGGCGTCCCCGACACCCGCGTCACGACCTGCCCGGCGAGAATCGCCCCCAGGTCGCTGTACACCATCCGGGCGCCGGGCACCGTGTCGAGCGGCGTGGCGAAGACGAGGGCGAGCGCCTGCGCCGGCGAGGTGGCCTCCTTGTACAACGGACGCCACGAGGGGAGCCCCGATGAGTGCGACAGCAGGTGGCGCACCGTGACCTTCTCCTTCCCGGCCCCCGTCCACTCCGGGAGGTAGCGCTGGACCGGCGCGTCAAGGTCGATCATGCCGTCCTGCACGAGGCGCAACACCCCCGACGTCATCCCGACCACCTTGGTGAGCGAGGCGAGGTCCCACAGCGTGCGTTCGTTAGGCACCGCCGGATCGGCCGCGTCCAGCGTCCCGACCGCCGACTGCGCGAGGATCCCCGCTCGACTGCCGACCAGCGCGACCGCTCCGGGAAAGGCGCTGTCGCGGATGGCCTGCTGCAGCACGCGATCCAGCCGCCCCTGGAGCACGGCGAGGTCAATGCCGCGCGCGGTCGCCACCGAGGCGCTGACGCGCGGGAGCGGCGCCGCCGCAGGCCCCTGACCGGGCAGTCGGCAGGCGGTCGCCGCGAGCACCGACAGCGCCGTCAGGACCGTCCGGTGACGACGCCGGCGCGGGAACGACGGAGCCTGGACGAGCGAATGCGAAGGGGCGGGCGACGGCGAACGGGGCATGGCACGTGTGATGGAAGGTGTTGCGCGAACGGTCGTGCCTCGGCACCTTCGCCCGCAAGAGCGCGCGTCGCCGAGACCGCGTGTCATCGTCTCCTGCCCCGATCCTCGATGCGCCGATTCCTCTGCTTGGCGATGCTGACCCTCGTTCCGCTCGCGGCGTGCGCCCGTCAGGTCACGCTCCAGTCGACCCCCGCCGCCGCCGTCGAGGTCTCGCTCAAGGTCACCAACCGCACCACCCAGGCCATCACGATCTTCGTCCTGGCCGGCGGGACCGAACAGCAGCTCAAGGTCGTCGCGGCCAATGCGACGGAACTGATCCCCGTCCCCGGGGTGACTGGAGGAAGCACGGTGCGCCTGCGCGCCGCACTCGCCGACGGCTCGCGTTCGTACACGCGCGATGGGGTCGTACTCACCGGTGTCTTCGAGTGGCAAGTGCCGTAGTCGCAGGGTTGTAAGTGCCTGCGGACAGGCGTACTTTCAGTGGCTCGGATCATACCGGGCCCGTCCGGTTTTCTGACCGCGTCCCGCCCTAGGCGAACCGCTCGCCATCCCTATCCGCCCCGCATGAAGAGTCTCTGGGAAGCGATCATTCGCGGTTACCTCAAGGTGATCGCCCCCGTGGCGGACTGGATGGTTCGGAAGCGCATCAACCCCAACACCATCACCACGGTTGGGACGATCTGCTCGGTGATTGCGGGTGCCATCTTTGCGGCTGGCCACATTCGGACCGCGGGATGGGTGCTGGGGCTCACGGCGCTCTTTGATGTCCTCGATGGCACCGTGGCTCGGCGCACTGGGCGTTCGACCGTGTTCGGCGCGTTCTACGATTCCACGCTCGACCGCGTCGCGGATGGCGCCCTGCTTGGCGGGCTCACGATCTTCTTCGCCCGCAACGACGTCCATCAGGCCATCCCGCACAGCATGGGGACGCCGATGGTCGCCGTGCTGATCCTCGGGAGCATCGGAACGTTCCTCACGTCGTACACGCGTGCGCGTGCCGAGTCGCTCGGCATCGACGCGAAGGTCGGGATACTGCAGCGCCCCGAACGCGTGACGCTCCTTTCCGCGCCGCAGGCCTTCTTCGGTCTCGCCCTCAACGGGTGGGTCCTGATCACGATCTGCGTCCTGCTCTCGGTGACCGCATGGATCACCGCTGTACAACGCATTCTCTACGTTTACCGCGTGACGAACACCCCGGCGCTCGACGCCGAGGTGGCCCCGTCCGCCCCCGTCGCGCCGGCTGCCGGCGCTGAGGCTCGCCGTCCCGCGCCAGCGGGACAGGGCGCCCGCTAATTCGCCTATTCAGGAGAACTGTCCGTGCAGGGTTCGTCTGCTTCTACGCCCCGCGTCGCCGTCCGTCCGGCCACCGGTAAGCTTGGCATCCTGACCCCGGGGCTCGGGGCCGTCGCGACCACCTTCATCGCGGGCGTCGAAAGCGTCCGGCGCGGGCTGAGCCAGCCAATTGGTTCGCTCACGCAGATGGCGACCGTTCGCCTCGGCAAGCGCACGGAGCATCGCGCGCCGCTCATCAAGGACTTCGTCCCGCTCACGCCGCTCCAGGACATCGTCTTCGGCGCGTGGGACCCCATTCCGGATGATGCGTACACCGCCGCCAAGAAGGCGGGTGTGCTCGACGACAAGGATCTCGAGCCGCTCAAGGACTTCCTCTCGTCCATCGTCCCGATGCCGGCCGTCTTCGAGTCGCGGTACGTCACGCGCCTCACGAACACGACCAACGTCAAGACGGGCAAGACCAAGCGCGACCTCGCCGAACAGCTGCGCCAGGACATTCGCGACTTCAAGGCGAAGAACGGGTGTGAGCGCGTCGTCGCCGTCTGGTGCGCCTCCACGGAGACCTTCATCAAGCCGGGGCCGCAGCATGCGACCATCGAGCAGTTCGAACGCGCGATGGAAGCGAACGACGATGCCATAGCGCCGGCGATGCTGTACGCGTGGGCCTGCATCATGGAGGACGTCCCGTACTGCAACGGCGCCCCCAACCTCGCGGTCGATACCCCGGCGCTGCTGGAGCTGGCCAACCGGCGCGGCGTCCCGATCTCGGGCAAGGACTTCAAGACCGGGCAGACCTGGATGAAGACCGTCATTGCCCCCGGCATCAAGGCGCGCATGCTTGGCCTGGCGGGATGGTACTCCACCAACATCCTCGGCAACCGCGACGGTGAAGTGCTCGACGATCCTGCGTCGTTCAAGACGAAGGAGGAGTCGAAGCTGTCGGTGCTCCACACCATCCTGCAGCCCGAGCAGTACCCGGCGCTGTACAAGGACTTCTCACACGTCGTGCGCATCAACTACTACCCGCCGCGCGGCGACAACAAGGAAGGGTGGGACAACATCGACATCTTCGGGTGGATGGGCTACCCGATGCAGATCAAGGTGAACTTCCTGTGCCGCGACTCGATCCTGGCGGCGCCGATGGTCCTCGACCTCGCGCTCCTCTCCGACTTCGCGCACCGCGCGGGGATGAAGGGGATCCAGGAGTGGCTCTCGTTCTACTACAAGAGCCCGATGGCCGCGCCAGGGCTGCAGCCCGAGCACGACCTGTTCATCCAGCAGACCAAGCTCAAGAACACGCTGCGTCACCTGATGGGTGAAGAGCAGATCACGCACCTTGGCCTCGAATACTACGCCTCATGATCCGACGGCTCCGGCTCGCGCTGGCAGCGAGCGTCCTGGCGTTGGGCGCGGTCGCATGCGGCCCAACCGGCCCGCAACCGCAGGTCCGCCTCTTCACGGACGACTACTCGATTGCCATTTCGTTCGAGCCGGCGCCGCCGTGTGCGCTGGAGCAGGTCGAGTTCAAGGTCGTGGTGCGCGATGCCAAGACGGGTGAGCCGATCGAGGGGGGCGAAGGGCGCATCTTCGCCACCAATGAGGATCGCAAGAGCGTGGACAATGGGCTCACGCCGGGGAAGGAACTCGGCACGTACTACAGCAAGCTGATGTTCGTGAATGCCGGGACCTGGGCCATCGGCTTCCAGTTCCGGCGCGACTCCACCCAGCGCCTGCAGCGGGCCAACGACTGGATGCAGGAGATCCTGTCCGAGGCACCGCCGGGGCAGCCGTGCAACAAGTGACGACATGCGCCATTTCTTCCGCACACACCTGACGCCGGCCGAGGTCATCGACTCGGCCGATGCCTACTTCGCAGCCCTCGGCCTCAAGACCCTGTCGTCGACGTCGCGCGGCCGCGTCTTCCAGGGCGTCGTCGGGACCCCCGAGGTGCCGGCCCGACTCAAGCTGAGCGCTAAGCCCGAAGGCGGGCACTACACCTTTGTGGAAGTGCACACCGACCAGATGGGGGAGAGCCGCCTCGATCGCAACGTGAAGCGGTTCTTCGTGCAGCTGCGCAATCAGGACGATCCGCGCCATACGCTCGAGGCGGCGTACTGAATGGCGGCACGGAAGAAGACGGCAGGCGGGACGCGGGAGCCGGACGGGAGCCACAGGGCGATTCGCACGATCGCGCCCGCAGCGCCGCCCCCCGGCCCTCGGCCCTCTGATCACCTCTCCCGTGCGCAGCAGCTCGAGCTGTACTACTGGATGCGGCTCACGCGTACGCTGGAGGAGCGGCTGGTCGCGCTCTATCGCCAGACCAAGGTCGTGGGCGGGCTCTTTCGCTCGTTAGGGCAGGAAGCGGATGCCGTCGGCTCGACGTTCGCCCTGGAGCGCCGGGACGTCATGTCCCCGCTCATCCGCAACATGGGCTCGATGCTGGTGAAGGGGGCCACCCCGCTCGAGATCCTGCGCCAGTACATGGCCAAGGGCGACTCCCCCACGCGGGGGCGCGAACTCAACATCCACTTCGGCGACCTCGATCGCGGCTTCATCGGCCAGATCTCGCCGCTGGGCGACATGGTCCCCGTGATGGCGGGGGTCACGCTGTCGTTCAAGCTGCGCGGTGAGGATCGCGTGGGGCTCGTCTACGTGGGTGATGGCGCCACGTCGACCGGGGCCTTTCACGAGGGGATCAACTTCGCCGCGGTGCAGCGGTGCCCGCTCGTCGTCGTGGTCGAGAGCAACCAGTACGCGTACTCCACCCCGTCGTGGAAGCAGACCGCGGCGAAGCAGATGGTCGACAAGGGCCCGGGCTACGGCGTGGCGACCGAGCAGGCCGACGGCAACGACGTCCTGGCGGTCTACGACGTCACCAAGCGCGCCGTCGATCGCGCGCGCGCCGGCGGGGGAGTCACCCTGGTCGAGCTGATCACCTATCGCCGCAAGGGACACGCGGAGCACGACAACCAATCGTACGTCCCCGAGGGAGAGATGGAGTGGTGGGCGGCCAACAACGACCCCATCGACCGCTACCTGGCCGTGCTGCGTGAGTCGTTAGGCTTCGCCGAGGCGGAGATCGCCGCCACCGATGCGCGGGTGCGCACCGTGGTCGACGAAGCGACCGAAGTCGCCGAGGCCTCGCCCTTTCCCGAGCCGCTCGATTGCCTCACGGGGATCTACGCCGACCCGCCGGCGGAGACGCCCCTCTGGTTCCGGGAGGGGACGCGCGCCGCGGTCGAGCGGAACGAACGCGCCGAAGGGTGGGGGACGTGGAATGCCGGCGCCGACGAGGCGACGCAATGAGCGAGATCACGTATCTCGAGGCGATCCGCCAGGCGCTCTTCGATGAGATGGAGCGAGACCCGAGCGTCTTCTGCATCGGCGAGGACATCGGCGCCTTCGGTGGGGCGTTCAAGGTGACCGAGGGGCTCCTCGCCAAGTACGGCGAATCGCGCGTGATCGACTCGCCCATCTCCGAGATCGGGATCGTCGGCGCGGCCGCTGGGGCGGCGCACATGGGGTTGCGTCCGGTGGTCGAGATGCAGTTCATCGACTTCATCGCCAACGCCTACGACATCCTCACCAACTACGTGGCTACCGCGCGCTATCGCGCCTTCCTGCCGTGCCCGATGGTGGTGCGCGGCCCGAGTGGCGGCTACGTCCGAGGTGGTCCCTTCCACTCGCAGAATCCGGAAGCCGGCTTCATCCACACGCCGGGGCTCAAGGTCGTCTACCCGTCGACCGTCGCGGACGCCTACGGCCTGATGAAGGCCGCCATTCGCGACGACGACTGCGTCCTCTTCTTCGAGCACAAGCACCTGTATCGCCGTATCAAGGGGGTGCTCCCCGAGGGCGACGGCGTGGTCCCGATCGGCAAGGCGCGCGTGGCGCGTGAGGGGGGCGACCTTTCGATCATCACGTATGCCGCCGCGGTGCACAAGTCGCTGGAGGCGGCCGAGCAACTGCAGCAGGAAGACGGGATCTCGGTGGAGGTCGTCGACCTGCGCTCCCTCGCGCCGCTCGACGACGAGGCGATCGTGGCCACGGTGAAGAAGACGAACCGCGTCCTGATCGTCCATGAGGATACGAGGACCGGAGGGCTGGCGGGCGAACTGACGGCGCGGATCAACGAGTCGTGCTTCGCCTGGCTCGACGCCCCGGTGATGCGGGTGACGGCGCACGACGTCCCACTCCCGTACGCACCGGCGCTCGAGGACTATGTTCTTCCACAGGCCAGCGACGTCGTGCGTGCGGCGCGCTGGGTGGCGAGGTATTGATGGCTGACGAAGCGCGTGGGACGGGCGAGAATCGGGAGGACCAGGGGGCACGTGAGGCCGGCTGGTCGGGCGGGGGAGGGCCGCGACGCACGCCGTCGCAGCAGGAGAACGACGAAGCCGTCGCCTTCGGGCGGAAGTTCGGACTCGGGTGCTTCACGTTCATCGTGGGGGGCTTCAGCGGCGGAATGGTGGCAGTGCTGATCGGGCAGGTGGTGGCCTACCTCAGCAAGGCGCCCAAGTGCGAAGGACTCCCGGTGTGCAACTGGTATGTGTATGTCGGGATCGGCGGGATCTTGGGGGCGCTGTCGCTCCCGACGCTGGTCCTGATGCGGCTGTCGAGGAAGCGTTAGGCGACCCACCCGCGGTGCCTCGGCACCGCATGTTCAAGCTCGGCGTACCTGCGCCGTGAACCGCTCGGCGCTTGGCGCCGTGAACTGCACGGCGTTTTGGCGCCGCGAACCGTCATAGACGAGAGGGAGATCCTTTGGCTCGCATCGACGTGGTGATGCCCCAGATGGGGGAATCGATCGCCGAGGGGACGATGTCCCGCTGGCTCAAGAAGATCGGCGACAGCGTGAAGCGCGATGAACCGTTGTTCGAGATCTCGACCGACAAGGTCGACGCCGAGATTCCGTCGCCGTCGGCCGGCATTCTCGTCGAGGTCCTCGTGAATGACGGTCAGACCGTCCCCGTGCAGACGGTGGTGGCGCGCCTCGAGACCGACGCGAGCGTGGCCGCGGCGATTCCCGCCGCGGCGATGCCGAGCGCCCCGGCGGCGGCGAGCGCGGCGGGGGCGCCCCCCGCTATCGAATCTGTTGCCGCCCCGGCCGCCGCGCCCAACCAGCCGGTTGCGCCCCCCATCGTTCCCGCGGCACCGGCGCTCCCGACGACCCCTGCCGCCGCACCCGGCTCCTTCGAGGATCGCATCCGCACCAAGTCCTCGCCGCTGGTGCGGAAGATCGCGGCGGAACACGGCATCCAGATCACCGGACTCCAGGGTTCCGGAGTGGCTGGCCGCGTGACCAAGAAGGACATCCTGCAGGCCATCGAGTCTGGTGTGACCGCCCCGGCGGCCCCCTCCGCGCCGGCGGCGCCGACCGCGTCCGCGCCGATCGCCGCCCTCCCCGGGGCGTCCATGTACGCCCCCGGCGGATTCGGCTTCGACGCGCCGGTCGTGCACCCGTGGCCCGGCGACGTCGTGGAACCGATGTCCAAGATCCGCCGCCTCACGGCGGGCCACATGGTGTACTCCAAGCACACCTCGGCCCACGTCACCACGTTTTTCGAGGTCGACCTCACGAAGGTGGCGCGCATTCGCCAGCGCATGCGTGGCGAGTTCGAGGCGCAATACGGCGAGAAGCTGACCTTCCTCCCGTTCATCACGCAGGCGGTGGTGCAGGGGCTGCGCAAGTTCCCGGTCCTCAACGCCGCGGTGCGCGGCACCGACATCGTCTTCCGCAAGCAGTACAACATCGGGATTGCCGTGGCGCTCGAGTGGGGGTTGATCGTCCCGGTCGTCAAGCAGGCCGATTCGCTGTCGCTCGTTGGACTCACGCGCGGCATCAACGACCTTGCGAATCGCGCCCGCGCCAAGAAGCTTCGACCGGAGGACGTGCAGGATGCGTCGTTCACCATCACCAACCCCGGCGTCTTCGGGTCGGTCATGGGAACGCCGGTCATCCCGCAGCCCACGGTGGCGATCCTGTGCCTCGGGAGCATCGAGAAGCGTCCCAAGGTCATCACCGGCCCCGACGGCGAGGATACGATCGCGATTCGCACCTGTGCGTACTTTTCGCTGTCGTTCGACCATCGCATCGTCGATGGGTCGGACGCCGACCAGTACATGGCGTTCGTCAAGAAACAGCTCGAGACGATCCCGGACACGGGCTTCTAGCCACGGCGCGCGACCGCAGGGTGGTCGCGCGATCAACCCACGGGGCGCCGCCGGGCGACGCGTCGCCCGGCCGCCAGCACTTGGAGCATCAGGACATGCCTACGCGCAGCATCACCATCGACGACAAGACCTGGCGCGTCTTCCCGAGCGGCTTCGTCACGCAGTACGAGCACGACGAATTTGCCCTCATCTTCATCCACGGCTCCGGCGAGGGGCGCGAGGTCCGCGTCACGCGGTACTCGCCGCATGGCACGCGCTCGCGCGAGCAGTCGCTGGTCGAACTCCCCGAGGGAGAACTGCGGCGCCTCTTTACCGAGTCGCAGCCCGGCGCCACCTCGCCCGAAGCGGGTTACGCGACGTGAGCGGTCCCGCCGCGACTCCCCTCCCGGGTGATGCGCTCCCGGCGCGTGTCGACCTGCATATGCACTCGACCGCGTCTGATGGATCGCAATCGCCGGAAGGCGTCGTCGCCGCCGCGCTCGCGTCCGGCGTGAGCGCGATCGCGCTCACCGACCACGACACCGTCGCCGGCGTCCAGCCGGCGCGCGAGGCGGCGGCCGGCTCCTCGCTGCGCGTGATCGCCGGCGTCGAGCTGAGCGCGTACCAGGGAGACGAGGAGACGCACCTGCTGGGACTGCATCTGACGGACGTCCTGGGAATCGAGCGCGAGCTCGAGGCCTTCCGCGACGCCAGGCGCGATCGCGGTGAGCAGATGGTCGAGCGCCTCAACGCCATCGGGGTCAAGATCACCTTTCAGGATGTGCTCGACGCCGCGGGGAGCGGCGCCATCGGCCGTCCGCACGTGGCCAAGGCGCTCGTCGAGAACGGCTGGGCGCGCGACAACCGCGATGCCTTCGATCGATACCTCGGCGCGGGACGACCCGCCTACCTCGACAAGCGCCGTTTGTCGCTGCGCGACGCCATCGCGATGGTCCACGGCTGCGGGGGGATCGCCGTGCTCGCGCATCCCGGCGGCGAAGGGACCCTCACGCGTCTCACCGCACTCAAGGCGATGGGGCTCGATGGCGTGGAGGTCCTGCACCCGAGTCACTCGGGTGAGGATCGCAAGCGACTCCTCGCGATTGCCGAGCACCTCGATCTCGTCCCCTCCGGCGGGTCGGATTCGCATGGGGCGACCGCTGGCCCTCGCGTGATCGGGGCGCTCCCCGTGCCGCTCGCCTGGCTCGAGCGACAGGACGCCCGCGTCGAGTTGCGGCGCGCCGGCGTCGCCGCCTAACGGGAGCGATCGCATGGCGGAGCGTCGCGTCGCACTCGTGACGGGCGGCGCCCGCCGCCTCGGGGCCGCCTTTTCGCGCGTGCTCGCCCGGCGCGGCTACGTGGTCGCCCTCCATCACCGGCAGTCGCACGCCGAGGCCGCCGCGCTCGGGGCGGAGATCGCCAGCGCGGGCGGCGAGTCGCACACGTTCGCCGCCGATCTCGCCGACCCCCAGGCGCCTGCCGCGCTGGTGCGTGACGTCGTTGAACGCTGCGGACGGTTGGACGTCGTCGTGAACTCCGCGGCCAACATGCTGCGCACCCCCGTCGGGAGCGTCACCGCGGAGCAGCTGGACGAGATCTTCGCGCTCAACACGCGCGCCCCGTTCCTCATCGCGCAGGCCGCCGCGGCCGCGATGACCGACGGCGGGGTGATCGTCAACATGGCGGATCTCGCCGCCTTCGAGACGTGGGCGGGCTACATCCCGCACGCCATGTCCAAGGCGGCGATCGTGCAGATGACGCGCGCCCTCGCGCGCGTGCTCGCCCCGCGCATCCGCGTCAATGCCATCGCCCCCGGCGTGGTGCTCCTCCCCGACGGGTGGGATGGCGCCGCGGCCGAGCACCTGGCCGCCACGACGCCGCTGCGCCGACACGGCTCGCCAGACGACGTCATGCGCGCCTTCGAGTACCTGCTGGATGCCCCCTTCGTCACCGGCGAGGTCCTCTTCGTCGATGGCGGGCGGCACGTGCGCCGCTGAGCGCCACGCCGGACCTGCCTGCGAACGTGCGGCGGGTTCACGGCGACGTGGAGACGGCCGGTACCACCGGAGGGATCGTCGCGCGAAATTACGCAGGCCTGCGCGGGGCAGCGCGCACCTTACTTACCGGGAGCTGAACGTGGGGACGCACAACTACGAGGTCGTGATCGTCGGCGCCGGACCGGCCGGGATGACAGCGGGACTCTATGCGGGTCGCTCGATGCTCAAGACCGTGGTGCTCGAGCGCGGCGCCCCGGGAGGGGAGCTGCTCAACACCGAGATGATCGAGGACTATCCCGGCTTTGAACATGTAGAGGGATGGGATCTCGCGCAGAAGTTCGCGAGCCACGCCGCCAAGTTCGGCTGTGAGTTCCACACACGAAATGTCGAGAGCGTGAAGCGCCTCGACGACGGAACGTTCGAGACGCGCGCCGACGACGGCGAGGTGTATCACTCGCCCACGGTCATCGTCACCGCCGGCGGAACCCCGATCAAGCTCAACA
Proteins encoded in this window:
- a CDS encoding iron-sulfur cluster assembly accessory protein, with translation MEAIVSTNVHPDIVVTVTPVAAVEVKRFMDAEGVSADVGGLRVSVQPGGCSGFKYGLLIEDQAAEDDYIVQHEGFRMFVDPFSAQYINQVIIDYVSSMQGSGFTFKNPNATGGCGCGSSFSA
- a CDS encoding beta-lactamase family protein, with translation MPRSPSPAPSHSLVQAPSFPRRRRHRTVLTALSVLAATACRLPGQGPAAAPLPRVSASVATARGIDLAVLQGRLDRVLQQAIRDSAFPGAVALVGSRAGILAQSAVGTLDAADPAVPNERTLWDLASLTKVVGMTSGVLRLVQDGMIDLDAPVQRYLPEWTGAGKEKVTVRHLLSHSSGLPSWRPLYKEATSPAQALALVFATPLDTVPGARMVYSDLGAILAGQVVTRVSGTPFNEFVTRNVFRPLGMRETAWRPAASLRARIAPTEVDPWRQRHLRGEVHDENAFALGGISAHAGLFSSAADLSRLARMYLNHGRLDGVQVLDSATIARFTSRPDSPLSNRALGWEKPNGSNSAGRRMSAAAFGHTGFTGTSFWVDPANDVFVILLTNRVNPTRENRKIGGVRIAVADAVMGALQGCAENATLLECPGSGR
- a CDS encoding CDP-alcohol phosphatidyltransferase family protein, with the protein product MKSLWEAIIRGYLKVIAPVADWMVRKRINPNTITTVGTICSVIAGAIFAAGHIRTAGWVLGLTALFDVLDGTVARRTGRSTVFGAFYDSTLDRVADGALLGGLTIFFARNDVHQAIPHSMGTPMVAVLILGSIGTFLTSYTRARAESLGIDAKVGILQRPERVTLLSAPQAFFGLALNGWVLITICVLLSVTAWITAVQRILYVYRVTNTPALDAEVAPSAPVAPAAGAEARRPAPAGQGAR
- a CDS encoding inositol-3-phosphate synthase, which translates into the protein MTPGLGAVATTFIAGVESVRRGLSQPIGSLTQMATVRLGKRTEHRAPLIKDFVPLTPLQDIVFGAWDPIPDDAYTAAKKAGVLDDKDLEPLKDFLSSIVPMPAVFESRYVTRLTNTTNVKTGKTKRDLAEQLRQDIRDFKAKNGCERVVAVWCASTETFIKPGPQHATIEQFERAMEANDDAIAPAMLYAWACIMEDVPYCNGAPNLAVDTPALLELANRRGVPISGKDFKTGQTWMKTVIAPGIKARMLGLAGWYSTNILGNRDGEVLDDPASFKTKEESKLSVLHTILQPEQYPALYKDFSHVVRINYYPPRGDNKEGWDNIDIFGWMGYPMQIKVNFLCRDSILAAPMVLDLALLSDFAHRAGMKGIQEWLSFYYKSPMAAPGLQPEHDLFIQQTKLKNTLRHLMGEEQITHLGLEYYAS
- a CDS encoding thiamine pyrophosphate-dependent dehydrogenase E1 component subunit alpha, whose amino-acid sequence is MAARKKTAGGTREPDGSHRAIRTIAPAAPPPGPRPSDHLSRAQQLELYYWMRLTRTLEERLVALYRQTKVVGGLFRSLGQEADAVGSTFALERRDVMSPLIRNMGSMLVKGATPLEILRQYMAKGDSPTRGRELNIHFGDLDRGFIGQISPLGDMVPVMAGVTLSFKLRGEDRVGLVYVGDGATSTGAFHEGINFAAVQRCPLVVVVESNQYAYSTPSWKQTAAKQMVDKGPGYGVATEQADGNDVLAVYDVTKRAVDRARAGGGVTLVELITYRRKGHAEHDNQSYVPEGEMEWWAANNDPIDRYLAVLRESLGFAEAEIAATDARVRTVVDEATEVAEASPFPEPLDCLTGIYADPPAETPLWFREGTRAAVERNERAEGWGTWNAGADEATQ
- a CDS encoding alpha-ketoacid dehydrogenase subunit beta; translated protein: MSEITYLEAIRQALFDEMERDPSVFCIGEDIGAFGGAFKVTEGLLAKYGESRVIDSPISEIGIVGAAAGAAHMGLRPVVEMQFIDFIANAYDILTNYVATARYRAFLPCPMVVRGPSGGYVRGGPFHSQNPEAGFIHTPGLKVVYPSTVADAYGLMKAAIRDDDCVLFFEHKHLYRRIKGVLPEGDGVVPIGKARVAREGGDLSIITYAAAVHKSLEAAEQLQQEDGISVEVVDLRSLAPLDDEAIVATVKKTNRVLIVHEDTRTGGLAGELTARINESCFAWLDAPVMRVTAHDVPLPYAPALEDYVLPQASDVVRAARWVARY
- a CDS encoding 2-oxo acid dehydrogenase subunit E2; translation: MPQMGESIAEGTMSRWLKKIGDSVKRDEPLFEISTDKVDAEIPSPSAGILVEVLVNDGQTVPVQTVVARLETDASVAAAIPAAAMPSAPAAASAAGAPPAIESVAAPAAAPNQPVAPPIVPAAPALPTTPAAAPGSFEDRIRTKSSPLVRKIAAEHGIQITGLQGSGVAGRVTKKDILQAIESGVTAPAAPSAPAAPTASAPIAALPGASMYAPGGFGFDAPVVHPWPGDVVEPMSKIRRLTAGHMVYSKHTSAHVTTFFEVDLTKVARIRQRMRGEFEAQYGEKLTFLPFITQAVVQGLRKFPVLNAAVRGTDIVFRKQYNIGIAVALEWGLIVPVVKQADSLSLVGLTRGINDLANRARAKKLRPEDVQDASFTITNPGVFGSVMGTPVIPQPTVAILCLGSIEKRPKVITGPDGEDTIAIRTCAYFSLSFDHRIVDGSDADQYMAFVKKQLETIPDTGF
- a CDS encoding PHP domain-containing protein, whose translation is MSGPAATPLPGDALPARVDLHMHSTASDGSQSPEGVVAAALASGVSAIALTDHDTVAGVQPAREAAAGSSLRVIAGVELSAYQGDEETHLLGLHLTDVLGIERELEAFRDARRDRGEQMVERLNAIGVKITFQDVLDAAGSGAIGRPHVAKALVENGWARDNRDAFDRYLGAGRPAYLDKRRLSLRDAIAMVHGCGGIAVLAHPGGEGTLTRLTALKAMGLDGVEVLHPSHSGEDRKRLLAIAEHLDLVPSGGSDSHGATAGPRVIGALPVPLAWLERQDARVELRRAGVAA
- a CDS encoding SDR family oxidoreductase, which produces MAERRVALVTGGARRLGAAFSRVLARRGYVVALHHRQSHAEAAALGAEIASAGGESHTFAADLADPQAPAALVRDVVERCGRLDVVVNSAANMLRTPVGSVTAEQLDEIFALNTRAPFLIAQAAAAAMTDGGVIVNMADLAAFETWAGYIPHAMSKAAIVQMTRALARVLAPRIRVNAIAPGVVLLPDGWDGAAAEHLAATTPLRRHGSPDDVMRAFEYLLDAPFVTGEVLFVDGGRHVRR